The Herpetosiphonaceae bacterium genome has a segment encoding these proteins:
- a CDS encoding efflux RND transporter permease subunit, which yields MLHWIVESSLKLRFLVLVIAAALMFVGFVRLRDMPVDVFPEFAPPYVEIQTEALGLSAKEVESLVTVPMEEILHGVSWVQTMRSESIPGLSSIVLIFEPGTDIMRARALVQERLTQAQGLPTKNVSKPPTMLQPLSSTSRVMMIGLSSKEVSPIEMSVLARWTIRPQLMGVPGVANVALWGQRERQLQVQVDPERLRANGVTLQQVIRTTGDALWVSPLSYLRAATPGVTGGFVDTPNQRLGIRHVLPIVSPEHLAQVTVDGTEMRLGEVADVVENHQPLIGDAIVDNGTGLLLVVEKFPGANTLEVTRALERVLDELRPGLSGITVDPTIFRPASFIETALGNLSMSLLIGFMLVLLVLGAFLLQWRVVLICLVAIPMSLLAALGVFYLRGTTVNTMVLAGLAIALGAIIDDAIIDIENIMRRLRQERRAGGSTSTARIVLEASLEVRQSIVFATVIMVLAVAPVFFIEGASGALFRPLALSYALALLASMAVALTVAPALSLLLLSSARFERSEPPLVRWLHRSYDRLVARTIRSARPAYAVVVVVTLVGLAALPFLGQSLLPPLKDSNLLIRSVAAPGTSQPEMSRLAVQTGRELRAIPGVRNYGAHLGRAITGDDIVGINSSGLWVSIDPSADHDATVAAVQQAVEGYPGVSRSVLSYLHERVREALTGTSDAIVVRIFGPDLDGLRAKAEEVRQALAGIDGIVDLRTEAQVEEPTVEIEVDLDRARQYGLTPGEVRRSAATLVNGLEVGNLFEEQKVFEVVVMGTSSTRHSMTSLQELLIDTPDGGHVRLKDVADVRIVASPNAIRREGVSRRIDVGANVQGRDLGSVAREVEQRLQGISFPLEYHPVVLGEYAERQAAQRRMLGLAIASAIGIFLLLQAAFGSWRLATLIFLTLPSALVGGVLAALLSGGVISLGSLVGFLAVLGIAARNGVMLISHYQHLEQIEGEPFGPGLVVRGTKERLTPIVLTMATTALALSPLIVAGTIPGHEIVRPMAIVILGGLVTSTLLNLFVVPALYLRFGSSPEASLASAQFEPPSLLGGEQRAWAHPSSLMGGNYIEPTENPANP from the coding sequence ATGCTGCATTGGATCGTTGAGTCGAGCCTGAAGCTGCGATTTCTGGTGCTTGTCATCGCCGCGGCGCTGATGTTTGTTGGCTTTGTCCGCCTGCGCGACATGCCGGTCGATGTGTTTCCGGAGTTCGCGCCGCCGTATGTTGAGATTCAGACCGAAGCGCTGGGCCTGTCGGCCAAAGAGGTCGAATCGCTCGTGACGGTTCCTATGGAGGAGATCCTGCACGGCGTGTCGTGGGTGCAAACCATGCGCTCCGAGTCGATCCCCGGACTCTCGTCGATCGTTCTGATCTTCGAGCCAGGCACCGACATTATGCGCGCGCGCGCGCTGGTGCAGGAGCGGCTGACGCAAGCGCAAGGCCTGCCGACCAAAAATGTCTCGAAGCCGCCGACGATGCTCCAGCCGCTGTCGTCGACCAGCCGCGTGATGATGATCGGGCTATCCTCAAAGGAGGTATCGCCGATCGAGATGTCGGTGCTGGCCCGCTGGACGATCCGCCCGCAGTTGATGGGCGTTCCCGGCGTGGCAAATGTGGCGCTCTGGGGGCAGCGCGAGCGGCAGTTGCAGGTGCAGGTCGACCCGGAGCGGCTGCGGGCGAATGGCGTGACGCTTCAGCAGGTGATCAGAACCACCGGCGACGCCTTGTGGGTTTCGCCGCTGAGCTACCTCAGGGCCGCCACGCCCGGCGTGACCGGCGGCTTCGTCGATACGCCCAACCAGCGGCTTGGCATCCGGCACGTCCTGCCGATCGTCTCACCGGAGCATCTGGCGCAGGTGACGGTCGATGGAACGGAGATGCGCCTGGGTGAGGTCGCCGATGTGGTCGAAAATCATCAGCCGCTAATCGGCGATGCGATCGTCGACAACGGCACCGGCCTGCTGCTGGTCGTGGAAAAGTTCCCAGGGGCGAATACCCTGGAGGTGACGCGCGCGCTGGAGCGCGTGCTGGATGAGCTGCGTCCTGGCCTTTCGGGCATCACGGTCGACCCGACGATCTTTCGACCGGCGAGCTTTATCGAGACGGCGCTCGGCAACCTCTCGATGTCGCTGCTGATCGGCTTTATGCTGGTGCTGCTTGTGCTCGGCGCGTTCCTGTTGCAGTGGCGCGTGGTGCTGATCTGCCTGGTGGCGATCCCGATGTCGCTGCTGGCCGCGCTCGGTGTGTTCTACCTGCGCGGCACGACCGTCAACACGATGGTGCTGGCCGGTCTGGCGATAGCCCTCGGCGCGATCATCGACGATGCGATCATCGACATAGAAAACATCATGCGGCGGCTGCGCCAGGAGCGGCGGGCGGGCGGCAGCACATCGACGGCGAGGATCGTGCTCGAAGCGTCGCTCGAAGTGCGTCAGTCGATCGTCTTTGCGACGGTGATTATGGTGCTGGCGGTGGCTCCGGTCTTCTTCATCGAGGGCGCATCCGGCGCGCTGTTCCGGCCTCTGGCGCTCTCCTACGCGCTGGCGCTGCTCGCTTCGATGGCGGTGGCGCTCACGGTCGCGCCAGCGCTGAGCCTGCTGCTGCTGTCGTCGGCTCGCTTCGAGCGCAGCGAGCCTCCGCTAGTCCGCTGGCTGCACCGGAGCTACGATCGGCTGGTTGCCCGCACGATCCGCAGCGCGCGTCCGGCGTACGCCGTGGTCGTCGTCGTGACGCTGGTCGGCCTGGCGGCGCTGCCGTTCCTGGGCCAGTCGTTGCTGCCGCCGCTGAAGGACAGCAACCTGCTGATCCGCTCGGTGGCCGCGCCCGGCACCTCGCAGCCGGAGATGAGCCGACTTGCGGTGCAGACGGGCCGTGAGCTGCGGGCGATTCCGGGCGTGCGCAACTATGGTGCCCATCTTGGCCGCGCCATCACAGGCGATGACATCGTCGGGATCAATTCCAGCGGGCTGTGGGTCAGCATCGATCCCTCCGCCGACCACGACGCGACGGTCGCTGCCGTGCAGCAGGCGGTTGAAGGCTACCCCGGCGTCTCGCGCAGCGTGCTGAGCTATCTGCACGAGCGGGTCAGAGAGGCGCTGACCGGAACCAGCGACGCGATCGTTGTGCGCATCTTCGGCCCCGACCTGGATGGCCTTCGCGCGAAGGCCGAGGAGGTGCGCCAGGCGCTGGCCGGAATCGACGGGATCGTTGATCTGCGCACGGAGGCCCAGGTCGAGGAGCCGACCGTTGAGATTGAGGTCGACCTGGACCGGGCACGGCAGTATGGCCTGACGCCGGGCGAGGTCCGGCGGTCGGCGGCGACGCTGGTGAATGGCCTTGAGGTCGGCAACCTGTTCGAGGAGCAAAAGGTCTTCGAGGTGGTGGTGATGGGCACGTCCAGCACCCGTCACAGCATGACCAGCCTGCAAGAGCTGCTGATCGATACGCCCGACGGCGGTCATGTGCGGCTGAAGGATGTGGCCGACGTGCGGATCGTGGCATCGCCCAACGCGATCAGACGCGAAGGTGTCTCGCGGCGCATCGATGTCGGCGCGAACGTGCAGGGCCGTGACCTCGGCTCGGTCGCGCGCGAGGTCGAGCAGCGCCTTCAGGGTATCTCCTTCCCGCTTGAGTATCACCCCGTGGTGCTTGGCGAGTATGCCGAGCGGCAGGCGGCGCAGCGACGTATGCTCGGCCTGGCGATTGCGTCGGCCATCGGCATCTTCCTGCTGCTGCAAGCTGCCTTCGGAAGCTGGCGGCTGGCGACGCTGATCTTTCTGACGCTGCCCTCGGCGCTGGTCGGCGGCGTGCTGGCGGCGCTGCTCAGCGGTGGCGTGATCTCGCTCGGCTCGCTCGTGGGCTTCCTGGCGGTGCTGGGCATTGCGGCGCGCAACGGGGTCATGCTGATCAGCCACTATCAGCACCTTGAGCAGATCGAGGGCGAGCCGTTCGGCCCTGGGCTGGTCGTGCGTGGCACCAAGGAGCGGCTGACGCCGATCGTGCTGACGATGGCGACCACCGCGCTGGCCTTGAGTCCCTTGATCGTGGCAGGCACGATTCCCGGCCATGAGATCGTGCGCCCGATGGCGATCGTGATTCTGGGCGGCCTGGTGACATCGACGCTGCTCAACTTGTTCGTGGTTCCGGCCCTGTACCTGCGCTTTGGGTCCAGTCCAGAGGCTAGCCTGGCGAGCGCGCAGTTCGAGCCTCCATCGCTGCTGGGCGGCGAGCAACGAGCCTGGGCGCATCCGTCGTCGCTGATGGGCGGGAACTATATCGAGCCGACAGAGAATCCGGCCAACCCCTAG
- a CDS encoding efflux RND transporter permease subunit: protein MLRWIVASSLRLRFLVLATAAALMFFGIARLPDMPVDVFPEFAPPRVEIQTEALGLSTTETESLITVPLEQALNGTPGLDILRSKSVPGLSSILLIFKPGTDLIEARQLVQERLAQVTRTLPSVAMPPVMLQPLSSTSRLMKIGLSSNTMSLIDLSEVVRWKIAPRLMNVDGVANVAIWGARKKQIVAHLDSQQLQASGVTLQQVSNATASGLDVGLLAFLKGATIGTGGFIDTPNQRLNVQHVLPIVSPEHMAEVPIEGTDLRLGEVSDMVITHQPLIGDAVINDGPGLLLIVEKFPWGNTLEVTQGVEAALEELAPALEGIEVDPTIFRPATFIETAIDNLTMSLLIGALLLILVLVAFLYNWRVALISLIAMPLSLVAAGLVLYWRGASINTMILAGFVIALGDIVDDAIIDIENVVRRLRQHRQAGGTLPTARIILDASLEVRHAIVYATLIEVVAIGPVFFMEGLSGAFFRPLAFSYAIALLVSMVVALTVTPALSLLLLRNAPLEDRQSPLIPWFQRTYDRLLGPIVRAPRMAYGIVGLIAAAGVAVLPFLGQSLLPSFKERDFLMHWLTKPGTSLPEMMRITTQASVELRAIPGVRNFGAHIGRALAADEVVGIDFGENWISVDPAADYDATLARVQTAVDGYPGLYRDVQTYLKERIKEVLTGTSETIVVRIFGPDLDVLHAKSAEVKQALEGIDGIIDLHEEHQEDIPQMEIEVDLAKAQRYGLTPGEVRRAAASYVNGIEVGDIFRDGKVIDVRIRGTSETRHSLTSVRELLIDTPDGGHVPLAEVADVRIVPTPNVIKREAVSRRLDVSANVRGRDLGSVAREVEQRLQTIEFPREYHPVVLGEYAERQAAESRLFWLAIAAALGIFFLLQASFGSWRLTILSFLTLPSALVGGVLAAFASDGIISLGSLVGFLTVLGIVARNGIMLISHYQHLEQAEGVPFGPALVVQGAKERLAPILMTGATTGLSLIPLIVAGNIPGHEIEHPMAIVILGGLITATLLNLFVVPPLYLRFGKGKPPLSSPNSSG, encoded by the coding sequence ATGCTGCGTTGGATCGTTGCCTCGAGCCTGCGACTTCGCTTCCTGGTGCTTGCCACGGCTGCGGCGCTGATGTTCTTCGGCATCGCCCGGCTGCCGGACATGCCGGTCGACGTCTTTCCAGAGTTCGCACCGCCGCGCGTCGAGATCCAGACCGAAGCGCTCGGGCTTTCCACGACTGAGACGGAGTCGCTGATCACCGTGCCGCTGGAGCAGGCGCTCAACGGCACGCCGGGGCTGGATATTTTGCGCTCCAAGTCGGTTCCTGGGCTATCGTCGATCCTGCTGATCTTCAAGCCCGGCACCGATCTGATCGAGGCTCGCCAGCTTGTGCAGGAGCGGCTGGCTCAGGTGACGCGGACGCTGCCGAGCGTGGCGATGCCGCCGGTTATGCTCCAGCCGCTCTCGTCGACCAGCCGCCTGATGAAGATCGGGCTGTCCTCCAATACGATGTCGCTGATCGATCTGTCGGAGGTCGTGCGCTGGAAGATCGCGCCGCGTCTGATGAACGTCGACGGCGTGGCGAATGTCGCGATCTGGGGCGCGCGCAAGAAACAGATCGTGGCCCATCTCGACTCGCAGCAGTTGCAGGCAAGCGGCGTGACGCTCCAGCAAGTCTCGAACGCCACCGCCAGCGGCCTGGATGTGGGCCTGCTGGCCTTCCTGAAGGGCGCGACGATCGGCACCGGCGGCTTTATCGACACGCCCAACCAGCGGCTCAACGTCCAGCACGTGCTGCCGATCGTCTCTCCCGAACACATGGCCGAGGTGCCGATCGAGGGCACCGATCTGCGCCTGGGCGAGGTTTCCGATATGGTGATCACGCACCAGCCGCTGATCGGCGATGCGGTGATCAACGATGGTCCGGGCCTGCTGCTGATCGTCGAGAAGTTTCCGTGGGGCAATACGCTGGAAGTGACGCAGGGCGTCGAGGCCGCGCTCGAAGAGCTAGCGCCCGCGCTTGAGGGCATCGAGGTCGATCCGACGATCTTTCGACCGGCGACCTTCATCGAGACGGCGATCGACAATCTCACGATGTCGCTGCTGATCGGCGCGCTGCTGCTGATCCTGGTGCTGGTCGCCTTTCTGTACAACTGGCGCGTCGCGCTGATCAGCCTGATCGCGATGCCGCTGTCGCTGGTGGCGGCTGGTCTGGTGCTCTACTGGCGCGGCGCGTCGATCAACACCATGATTCTGGCAGGCTTCGTCATCGCGCTGGGCGACATCGTCGACGATGCGATCATCGACATCGAGAACGTTGTACGGCGGCTCCGCCAGCACCGGCAGGCCGGGGGCACGCTGCCCACGGCGCGGATTATTCTGGATGCATCGCTTGAGGTGCGTCACGCGATCGTCTATGCGACGCTGATCGAGGTGGTGGCGATCGGGCCGGTCTTCTTCATGGAAGGGCTGTCGGGCGCGTTCTTCAGGCCGCTGGCGTTCTCGTATGCGATTGCGCTGCTCGTCTCGATGGTCGTGGCGCTGACGGTCACGCCTGCGCTGAGTCTGCTGCTCCTGCGCAACGCGCCGCTTGAGGATCGCCAGTCGCCGCTGATCCCCTGGTTCCAGCGCACCTACGACCGGCTGCTCGGGCCGATCGTTCGCGCTCCACGGATGGCCTATGGCATCGTCGGGCTGATCGCGGCGGCGGGCGTGGCAGTATTGCCGTTCCTGGGCCAGTCGTTGCTGCCCTCGTTCAAAGAGCGCGACTTCCTGATGCACTGGCTGACCAAGCCGGGCACCTCGCTGCCGGAGATGATGCGCATTACGACGCAGGCCAGCGTCGAGCTGCGCGCTATACCGGGCGTACGCAACTTCGGCGCGCACATCGGGCGGGCGCTGGCGGCGGATGAGGTCGTCGGTATCGATTTCGGCGAGAACTGGATCAGCGTCGATCCGGCGGCTGACTACGACGCGACGCTCGCCAGGGTCCAGACGGCGGTCGACGGCTATCCGGGGCTGTATCGTGATGTGCAGACCTATCTCAAGGAGCGCATCAAAGAGGTGCTGACGGGCACCAGCGAGACGATCGTGGTGCGGATCTTCGGCCCCGATCTGGACGTGCTGCACGCCAAGTCGGCGGAGGTCAAGCAGGCGCTGGAGGGGATCGACGGCATCATCGATCTGCACGAGGAGCACCAGGAAGACATCCCCCAGATGGAGATCGAGGTCGATCTGGCGAAGGCTCAGCGCTACGGCCTCACGCCCGGCGAGGTCCGCCGCGCGGCAGCCTCCTACGTCAACGGCATCGAGGTCGGCGACATCTTCCGTGATGGCAAGGTGATCGATGTGCGGATTCGTGGCACGTCCGAAACCCGTCACAGCCTGACCAGCGTCCGCGAGCTGCTGATCGATACGCCCGATGGCGGTCATGTGCCGCTGGCGGAGGTAGCGGATGTGCGGATTGTGCCGACGCCGAATGTGATCAAGCGCGAAGCCGTCTCGCGCCGCCTGGACGTGAGCGCGAACGTGCGGGGCCGCGACCTCGGCTCGGTCGCGCGCGAGGTCGAGCAGCGGCTCCAGACGATCGAGTTCCCGCGCGAGTATCACCCCGTGGTGCTCGGCGAGTATGCCGAGCGGCAGGCAGCCGAAAGCCGCCTGTTCTGGCTGGCGATTGCCGCCGCGCTTGGGATCTTCTTCCTGCTACAGGCGTCCTTCGGGAGCTGGCGTCTGACGATCTTGAGCTTCCTGACGCTGCCCTCGGCGCTGGTCGGCGGCGTGCTGGCGGCGTTTGCCAGCGACGGCATTATCTCGCTCGGCTCGCTCGTGGGCTTCCTGACGGTGCTGGGGATCGTAGCGCGAAACGGGATCATGCTGATCAGCCACTATCAGCATCTTGAGCAGGCCGAGGGCGTGCCGTTCGGCCCCGCGCTG